Within the Aspergillus luchuensis IFO 4308 DNA, chromosome 5, nearly complete sequence genome, the region CCGCGATTTCCGATGCTGGGAAGTTATCCGGTTCGACAGGGGCTATGAATCCGTTATCGTAACTTCCATTGCGCCTTCTCAAAACACCAACGCCAATATAGTTATCCAAATTTCGGAAAGCCTCGCTTTTTCCAGACTGAGTATCCCCTGCGACAGGCTTCGACAACATAAAGTGTTCCGATTGAGGCGTTGCGGGCGTGGGCGTAGAAACCGTAGTTACGGTAGTCTCCGCGGAAGAATCGGGCCCAGTCGAGTTAggagcatcatcatctttcgCAGCCATGGCACAGCTCAATTCTGGAGTTTGTATCTGCAGATATTGAAGCAATAAGTGAGCATTAAGCCTGTCAACAGAAACGGGCAGTTTCGCGAAGCAGACATCCAGCGCAATGTAACTTGAATGCTATCCTCACATAAGTGCATATAACATACCTGTTTAactccagcagcatcatttcCAGACACCGCAGTACCATTACGTATCATATCGTCATCAGTCGCTAACATATCGTCCGTATAGGATCTGTCGTTGTGCCCCTTTGCCGTCACGGAGGCTGCATGAAGAGGCGATAGCCTTTAGCGGGCAGCCCATGCATTCGATCAGACTCGGTCGTGGTGAAGATATCCACAGAATTCAAATTTGAATTCCGGGGGAAGCTAGCGCAGCGCATAAAACCGAACTGCCCGCCCTTCACAAGACATGTCCAGTGAAGGATATGCGCTACAGTTTCATTCATCGCACCGCGCATTCCAGGGTATCCCGATAAGCCGGCAATCATCGCCATGGTTCGCCTGTGATTGGTCTGGACTGGTCACCGCCCTGCCCTTTACCAATTTAGGTTATATTAGGAGGTTTCTTGAGGCCTTAGGCAGCGATGTGGATTGTCCTGGATTATGGGGGAGTACTATTGATGGCCGGCTGCATCGGTGGGTTATTACTAGCTTGTATGGTATCCAAATACAGTAAGTCTTGTCAAGTGTTAAGATAGAAGCAATGATGCCTGCGCCTTCGTGCATAATGTCGGTAAGCAGAAACAACATTGTCGATCACAGACATATATTATCCGGAGCTGAAAAGTAAATCTACAAGAAAAGCCTCCCATTTTCACTAGCCACAAAACCCCGAACCAGACAGAACCCCTGCAGAATAGGCTAGAGCCTAGAAAATGATGTCGAagagtaataaaaaaaggaaggcaaTTTATGAAAGTGTAAAACCCCCATATGTCCGGAGAAGAATGTCAagaaaagacaagaaaaaaaaagaacatgCGAGCCTGACAAAGCTGGCATATTTTGGGTAGGATCATATTACAAGCTCATTGGGTGAGGAAGTCCTCAATTTCGAAGCCGACTCTCTTAAGCGACTTCTCCTCTAGTTCACTCGATGAGGATGCCAGTCTTCGCACCACAATGGTTCGCGCATCATGAAGACGAACTTCCACGGGGTTACCTCCAAGACGCTCTAGTTCGTCCTTCTCGCATTCTCGGATGTACACGGTTATGTCCGGTCCTACGCACGCACGCCACAGAGATGCCATCCACTGCCAGTGGTCAAGTGGTGCATACGAGTCACCGATTGGGACGGAGCAGGCAAAGGCATCCGCAGTCGTTAGTTGGTATCGTGGAACAAGTGCGACAGGCACGGGCATCGTAATGGAGCCCATTCCGGTAGAGACTGTCGACACAGAGCTGTTGTCGCTGGATTGCTCCGGAGAGTTGATCTGTAATTCAGCAGTCTTGGGTATAATAGTCCGCGGTGACACTCCTGGCGTAGACTCTTCGTCGACTGACTTTGGCTCCGATGATGCTCGTGAAGGCTTCACGAAGCTAACTATTTCGTCAGAGATGCGGTgccaggaggagatgatgttgaGATAATCGACAGTTGCGTCACCCATTTGCTCGGATTCGGAATAGCTCTCACGAGACCGAATCTCGGGTCCTCCGAAGACTCGGGTGAGATATCTGCCCTCCTTCTGTAATGTGTTGTTCAGAAATTCGACCATCATCTTGACAAGAACAGGATCTTGTCCATCCACAGCAATCACAGCCCCGCGTCGGAACGAAGATCCGTCATGGTATGCTGGTGTTAAGGGCGGTGAGATCTTAGCCAGAACCTTTATCTTGTTGAGAAATGGGATTGTCATGACCGTCGCTTCAATGCTAGACCCATCATGCGAATATGGAGTCGTTGGGGTGAGAGTCCCGGGAACATGAGCAGCTGTTTGTAGCGGTGGAAGTTTCAAGCTGGGATCCGGCGGGGTATACTCCTTGACATTTCGGCCGGGCCGTGGCTGCTGTAGCGGCTGGTATAGACCTCGTGAGTCTGCTACTGCCGAGCGAGGTGTGTATGGAGATGCAGGATATGAAGAATCTGGACTCCTTTCACGGATGTCGTAAGGACCAAGCGGTCCCAACCGCCTGCGCTTACTATCTGGTGATCGGCTTCTGCTTTCCACAAAGTGCTGGCGAGGCATGCGTGATTCTCCATTTCCGTTAGGGATGAGCTTGATGACATTAGGAGCACGGTCCAGATCTTTGGCTCGACACTGGCTACTGCGTGCTGAGAAGACCTCACCAGGTGCCGACTTTCCGCCGAAAAAGGAGGCCCTGGGTGTATAAGGAGTCTCTGGTGATACCGGAGGGTTCATCACACGGCCTCCACATCGGCTGCAGACTGTAGAGCCTGGAGGGTTATGGCTGATGCCAGATGCTCCGCTCCGGAGATTGCCATCCCGACCGTAGCGACGAGGTTGATAGCGATACTCTGGGTATTGTTGTTGATGCCGAGCTTTCTCCTCCTGTCAAGGGTTAGGTGGCTTGAGAGTCTCATAGTATACAATGTGCTTACCTCTGCCAGTGCTTTCCACTCGTCCTTTGTCTCCTGTGGTAGTCCTCTCCATTGCTCCCCAATTATTTTGGAGATTTCAGGATTGGCAAGGCCTGGATTCTGCGCGACCACTGCAGCCTGGTAATGTTGGCGGTATAGGATGAACGCTTTTACCTGTTTGTCAGCTCAAGAAGCAAATCGAGTAGATTTCAGGCTGCATACCATTCCGGGGCCTAGGGATCTTCGGATCCGGCTGACAGAGGCAGAACTGTGTTGCCGACTCCCTTGGGGTGGGAGTATTGGACGACTTGATTGGACTAGATGACGACGACCGTTCCGACAGAGATGAGCGTTCACGAAGAGGAATAGCCTTGGTAGGTAGAAGATTCGCGGACTCCGGGACCTCAATAGCAGAGGCAGCGTTGGAGGCGACTTTGTTGAGAGCCACCTTGTTTCGATTCAGAGTGGTCAGATGCACCGGAGGCAGTGTGTCAGTGAGTCGACGATGACCACTCAAAGCAGCAGTGTCTAGATGACGGTCCATCATGGACACTTTCGCGACGTCGTCATTCATGATCTTATGCTCGAGGAGGTTACTAGTAGGCCGTGACAGGGGAAGATGGTGAGAGCTGTCATGGTGTAGAAGAGGAGGCTTGGGCAGAACGCGATCGTAAGACATGACATTTATTTTATGGAGTAGAAAGAGCAAAGGGCTTTTGGGGGGGACAGAGAAGTGGGTGAACCAGCAGACTGAAAGGAAATGGCGGGCAATGAATAATGAAAGTCTGCGAGATGGTGGGTGAGAAATCGAGGTTATAGAGAGAGCCGTGGCCCTTGAATGGGCGGACGCTGCACAAGtggatgaaagaaagaaagcccCAATATAAGGTTATAGTTATAGTCAACGAGACGAATGAGTTTCTCCTCGTGCTGCACCGGGTATTTCCAAACTGGCTGTTGTtaatactttctttttcttttcttttcttttctttctttttccaatcGAGCGGCCGTCTCTGTTGGTGTCTTTTGGCGTggaatattttcttttctttttcagtTCAGGGTCGAATGATAATAATTAGGAAGAAaagatgataataataataagaataataagaatgctgataataatatccaGCTGAATTATTATTTGGAGGCGTCAGGGGTGTCCTCACTGCTggtaattttcttttctttttctgcctTCCTTTTGCTGCCTCCTCGTTCTTTGACAATGAAATGATATTTCCATTCAGGCCGAGCCAACCAAGCCGAGGGGACGCCAGTGAGAT harbors:
- a CDS encoding putative HMG box transcriptional regulator (COG:K;~EggNog:ENOG410QDNX;~InterPro:IPR009071,IPR036910;~PFAM:PF00505,PF09011); the protein is MSYDRVLPKPPLLHHDSSHHLPLSRPTSNLLEHKIMNDDVAKVSMMDRHLDTAALSGHRRLTDTLPPVHLTTLNRNKVALNKVASNAASAIEVPESANLLPTKAIPLRERSSLSERSSSSSPIKSSNTPTPRESATQFCLCQPDPKIPRPRNAFILYRQHYQAAVVAQNPGLANPEISKIIGEQWRGLPQETKDEWKALAEEEKARHQQQYPEYRYQPRRYGRDGNLRSGASGISHNPPGSTVCSRCGGRVMNPPVSPETPYTPRASFFGGKSAPGEVFSARSSQCRAKDLDRAPNVIKLIPNGNGESRMPRQHFVESRSRSPDSKRRRLGPLGPYDIRERSPDSSYPASPYTPRSAVADSRGLYQPLQQPRPGRNVKEYTPPDPSLKLPPLQTAAHVPGTLTPTTPYSHDGSSIEATVMTIPFLNKIKVLAKISPPLTPAYHDGSSFRRGAVIAVDGQDPVLVKMMVEFLNNTLQKEGRYLTRVFGGPEIRSRESYSESEQMGDATVDYLNIISSWHRISDEIVSFVKPSRASSEPKSVDEESTPGVSPRTIIPKTAELQINSPEQSSDNSSVSTVSTGMGSITMPVPVALVPRYQLTTADAFACSVPIGDSYAPLDHWQWMASLWRACVGPDITVYIRECEKDELERLGGNPVEVRLHDARTIVVRRLASSSSELEEKSLKRVGFEIEDFLTQ